Proteins encoded together in one Leptospira kmetyi serovar Malaysia str. Bejo-Iso9 window:
- a CDS encoding RelA/SpoT family protein, producing MGFVKAPATKDMLLEGVRETLGDHAYDFVQKAYNVSEQAHQGQFRLSGEPYIVHPLQVGFILYELGLDEKVICAGLLHDVIEDTEYSRDDMIRDFGEDITDLVEGVTKISKIKSQSKETEAAENIRKIIVATIKDIRVILIKLADKTHNMRTLSFQPPEKQRRIAQETLSLYAPIAGRLGIYKIKSELEDLAFQILNPEEYQEVKKNINSKKSEREGFIETLKIILLQRLSEIQIEADVDGRAKHFYSIYRKMKLKEKTFNEIFDLRAIRIIANEVKDCYGVLGIVHTLWNPVPGRFKDYIATPKTNMYQSLHTTVIGPDGKPLEVQIRTREMNDIAEYGIAAHWMYKESKPSASGKSVKVKWLELLSSWQDSALDPKEFVEELKYDLHEDEVFVFTPKGEILQLPKGATILDFAFRIHTDVGLKAKGGRINGRMLPLRTEIRSGDQIEIITDKRTKPSPIWLRIVRTPSARQKLRAYFRRLREETKKDLQQEAEFAAEITLNAEVLEELKKKPSSKPAKQIDLDAGKVIVAGLRGIPVRLSGCCSPLPGDEIIGFVTRGRGVSIHKKGCATAKQQEQEESMRVITVEWDYGQSESIPVMIEVKSKDRQGIFMEIVKSISNTQTNIRESKASTDQRGNLVASFEVDVEHLDQLKEILSNLKQIPDVYQAHRIKN from the coding sequence ATGGGATTTGTGAAGGCGCCCGCCACAAAAGACATGCTCCTCGAAGGAGTTCGCGAAACGCTCGGAGATCACGCATACGATTTCGTTCAAAAGGCGTATAACGTATCCGAACAAGCGCACCAAGGACAGTTTCGTCTATCAGGAGAACCTTATATAGTTCATCCTCTTCAGGTCGGATTCATTCTTTACGAACTCGGCCTGGACGAGAAGGTGATTTGCGCCGGACTTCTTCACGACGTAATCGAGGACACGGAATATTCCCGCGACGATATGATCCGAGATTTCGGAGAAGACATCACTGATCTCGTGGAAGGCGTCACAAAAATTTCCAAGATCAAAAGCCAGTCTAAGGAAACCGAAGCGGCCGAGAATATCCGCAAGATCATCGTCGCGACGATCAAGGACATTCGAGTCATTCTCATCAAACTTGCGGACAAGACGCACAACATGCGGACTCTTTCCTTTCAACCTCCCGAAAAACAAAGAAGAATCGCACAGGAAACCCTTTCCTTGTACGCGCCGATCGCGGGTAGATTGGGGATTTATAAAATCAAATCGGAACTCGAAGACCTTGCGTTTCAGATTCTCAATCCGGAAGAATATCAGGAAGTTAAGAAGAATATCAACTCCAAGAAATCGGAAAGAGAAGGGTTTATCGAAACCCTGAAAATCATTCTTCTGCAAAGACTTTCCGAAATTCAGATCGAAGCGGACGTCGACGGAAGGGCGAAACATTTTTATTCCATCTACCGCAAGATGAAACTGAAGGAAAAAACCTTCAACGAAATCTTCGATCTTAGAGCGATTCGAATCATCGCCAACGAAGTGAAGGACTGCTACGGTGTATTAGGAATCGTGCATACACTTTGGAACCCCGTTCCGGGTCGTTTTAAGGATTACATCGCGACTCCGAAGACGAACATGTATCAATCGCTTCATACGACCGTGATCGGGCCGGACGGAAAACCTCTCGAGGTTCAGATCCGTACGCGTGAAATGAACGACATCGCCGAATACGGAATCGCGGCGCACTGGATGTATAAGGAAAGCAAACCTTCCGCATCCGGAAAAAGCGTCAAAGTGAAGTGGCTCGAACTTCTCAGTTCTTGGCAGGATTCGGCTCTTGATCCGAAAGAATTCGTGGAAGAACTCAAATACGATCTTCACGAAGACGAGGTTTTCGTTTTCACACCGAAAGGGGAAATTCTTCAGTTACCGAAGGGCGCGACCATTCTCGACTTTGCGTTTCGAATTCATACCGATGTCGGTTTAAAAGCGAAGGGCGGAAGAATCAACGGAAGAATGCTTCCTCTCCGAACCGAAATTCGTTCCGGAGATCAGATCGAAATCATCACCGATAAAAGAACAAAACCTTCTCCGATTTGGTTGCGTATCGTTCGAACTCCTTCCGCGAGACAAAAACTGCGCGCTTACTTTAGAAGACTTCGAGAAGAAACGAAAAAGGATCTTCAACAAGAAGCGGAGTTTGCGGCGGAGATTACTCTGAACGCGGAAGTTTTAGAGGAACTCAAGAAAAAACCTTCTTCCAAACCGGCGAAACAAATCGACTTGGATGCGGGCAAGGTGATCGTCGCAGGTCTTCGCGGAATTCCGGTTCGACTTTCCGGTTGTTGTTCTCCATTGCCGGGCGACGAGATCATCGGTTTTGTCACTCGGGGAAGAGGAGTGAGCATTCACAAAAAAGGATGCGCGACCGCGAAACAACAGGAACAGGAAGAATCCATGCGGGTCATCACGGTGGAATGGGATTATGGTCAAAGCGAATCGATTCCCGTGATGATCGAAGTGAAGTCGAAGGATCGACAAGGTATCTTTATGGAAATCGTGAAATCGATTTCCAACACACAAACCAATATCCGGGAGTCCAAGGCGAGCACCGATCAACGAGGAAATTTGGTCGCGAGTTTCGAAGTGGACGTCGAACATTTGGATCAGCTCAAGGAAATTCTGAGCAATCTCAAACAGATCCCGGACGTGTATCAGGCGCATAGAATTAAGAATTAA
- a CDS encoding extracellular solute-binding protein — protein MKKILYSVFCILFVLSCFFVLNCGEKEESETSAVVETLPWNGNPDSIPVALRGHNPIASLEAKKGGTFRIYSHQFPKSLNYYLDQMSTTAHIFGLMFEPLLDYHPLTLEPIPHLASSWRISPDKKKFVFTIDSNAVWSDGKPITAHDVLFTYETLMDKNNNTAVFRIDLSRFEKPVVLSEREIEFTQKEIHWSNFNTIANSLYILPAHYYQGRNFDKENFDFPVVSGPYSMLSAKKGRYVKMRRRGDYWMRAYPFYKGVDNFDTILFKVYNEEPIAFQAFKKGDIDIYPTYTASFWVKDAVGEKFDESYILKQKIYNSKPIGFQGLVFNMRREIFSDVRVRKAFAHLVDRKLLIEKLAYNEYEPTNAFYQDLWNGSSPNPPIDFDVKKARELLAQAGWKTNSKGILEKDGKEFRFSILERDKKSEKYLTLIQERAKEVGIVINLEATDLAEWSSRMDKYDFDMTWAAWGGGIFKDPEAMWYSKYAEEKGQPNLSGFKNAEVDKLVEQQRTEFNVPKRNEILRKIDKILTAEVPYVLLWNTSATRIMYWNRFKAPKNPLGKYGSEKEASSLWWLDQTQSSKLDEAILKKEKLSSVPEKVYFQ, from the coding sequence TTGAAAAAAATATTATATTCCGTTTTTTGCATTCTTTTTGTTCTTTCTTGTTTCTTCGTTTTAAACTGCGGAGAAAAGGAAGAATCCGAAACCTCCGCGGTTGTGGAAACCCTTCCATGGAACGGAAATCCCGATTCCATTCCGGTCGCTCTTCGCGGACACAACCCGATCGCTTCTCTCGAAGCGAAGAAAGGCGGAACGTTCCGTATCTACAGTCATCAGTTTCCGAAATCCTTGAACTATTATTTGGATCAGATGTCTACCACGGCTCATATCTTCGGTCTGATGTTCGAGCCTCTTTTGGATTATCATCCGCTCACTCTCGAACCGATTCCTCATCTTGCTTCTTCTTGGAGAATTTCTCCGGATAAAAAGAAATTCGTTTTTACGATCGATTCCAACGCGGTTTGGTCGGATGGAAAACCGATCACCGCCCACGATGTGTTGTTCACATACGAAACGTTGATGGATAAGAACAACAATACCGCCGTTTTTAGAATCGATCTTTCCCGTTTTGAAAAACCGGTCGTTTTGAGCGAACGAGAAATCGAGTTCACTCAAAAGGAAATTCATTGGTCGAACTTCAATACGATCGCGAACTCTCTTTATATTCTTCCCGCTCACTATTACCAAGGCAGAAACTTCGATAAGGAGAATTTCGATTTTCCAGTCGTTTCCGGTCCTTACTCCATGCTCTCCGCTAAAAAAGGCCGTTACGTAAAGATGCGTAGAAGAGGGGATTATTGGATGCGTGCGTATCCTTTTTACAAGGGAGTGGATAACTTCGATACGATTCTTTTTAAGGTGTATAACGAGGAACCGATCGCATTTCAAGCATTCAAAAAAGGTGATATAGATATCTATCCAACGTATACGGCTTCCTTTTGGGTAAAGGACGCAGTGGGCGAGAAGTTCGACGAGAGTTATATTCTCAAGCAGAAGATCTACAACTCGAAGCCGATCGGTTTTCAAGGTCTTGTTTTCAACATGAGAAGGGAAATCTTTTCGGACGTAAGAGTGCGTAAGGCGTTCGCACATCTTGTGGATCGAAAACTTCTGATCGAAAAACTCGCTTACAACGAGTACGAACCCACGAACGCATTCTATCAGGATCTTTGGAACGGTTCTTCTCCGAATCCTCCGATCGATTTCGACGTAAAAAAGGCACGGGAACTTCTCGCGCAAGCTGGTTGGAAAACGAACTCGAAAGGGATTTTGGAAAAGGACGGAAAAGAATTTCGGTTTAGCATTTTGGAACGCGATAAAAAATCCGAAAAATATCTGACGTTGATTCAGGAAAGAGCGAAAGAAGTCGGAATCGTTATCAATCTGGAAGCGACGGATCTCGCGGAATGGAGTTCTCGTATGGATAAATACGATTTCGATATGACCTGGGCCGCTTGGGGTGGAGGAATCTTTAAGGATCCGGAAGCGATGTGGTATTCCAAATACGCGGAAGAAAAAGGTCAGCCGAATCTTTCCGGTTTTAAAAACGCGGAAGTGGACAAACTCGTCGAACAACAAAGAACGGAGTTTAACGTTCCGAAACGAAACGAAATTTTGAGAAAAATAGACAAGATTCTCACCGCGGAAGTACCTTATGTTCTTCTTTGGAACACGAGCGCGACCCGGATCATGTATTGGAATCGTTTTAAGGCTCCCAAAAATCCTCTCGGTAAATACGGAAGCGAAAAGGAAGCTTCTTCACTTTGGTGGTTGGATCAAACACAATCCTCCAAACTGGACGAAGCCATTCTGAAGAAAGAAAAACTTTCGTCCGTGCCGGAGAAGGTTTACTTTCAGTAA
- the purB gene encoding adenylosuccinate lyase, whose product MIDRYSNPEISKIWELENKFEIWKEIEILACEIRMKRGEVPAEDFQEIKSKAKFKVDEILEIESKVHHDVIAFLTNMNSYIGPAGRHVHYGLTSSDIGDTALCVQMVQAMDLILKKTDALIAAVREKAIQYRDLPCIGRSHGIHAEPMTLGLKFALFFEELNRNRKRMADARDEIAVGKLSGAVGTYSNIDPEIEAYVCEKMGLRVDPIATQVVSRDRHAFYLSVLGVTASSLDRMATEIRLLQKTEGREVEEPFSAGQKGSSAMPHKRNPVICERISGLSRVIRANVNVGLQDVALWHERDISHSSAERVVLPDSTIGLEYILDKMLFVIKNIHVYPDAIERTLGVTRGLIFSQKVLLALIEKGKIVREDAYLIVQEHAMAVWANQSETLKTRLEKDARVNKVLTQKDLDEIFKIEPYLEKVGLIYKRLGLE is encoded by the coding sequence ATGATCGATCGTTATTCCAATCCTGAAATTTCCAAAATCTGGGAATTAGAGAACAAATTCGAAATTTGGAAAGAAATAGAAATTCTCGCCTGCGAAATCCGAATGAAACGCGGAGAAGTTCCGGCCGAAGATTTTCAAGAGATCAAATCGAAAGCGAAGTTCAAGGTGGACGAGATTCTCGAAATCGAAAGTAAGGTTCATCACGACGTGATCGCGTTTTTGACGAACATGAATTCCTACATCGGACCCGCGGGAAGACACGTTCACTACGGACTCACGTCATCCGACATCGGAGACACCGCTCTCTGCGTTCAGATGGTTCAGGCGATGGATCTCATCCTGAAAAAAACGGACGCGCTCATCGCGGCGGTCCGCGAAAAAGCGATTCAATACAGGGACCTTCCCTGTATCGGAAGATCGCACGGAATCCACGCGGAACCGATGACGCTCGGACTCAAGTTCGCATTATTTTTTGAAGAATTAAACCGAAATAGAAAAAGAATGGCCGACGCTCGCGACGAGATCGCGGTCGGAAAACTTTCGGGCGCGGTCGGAACTTATTCCAACATCGATCCCGAAATCGAAGCGTATGTTTGCGAGAAGATGGGACTCAGAGTGGACCCGATCGCGACGCAGGTGGTTTCCAGAGATCGTCACGCGTTTTATCTTTCCGTTCTCGGCGTAACCGCTTCGTCTTTGGATAGAATGGCGACGGAGATTCGACTTCTGCAAAAGACGGAAGGAAGAGAAGTGGAGGAACCGTTCTCCGCAGGACAAAAAGGATCTTCCGCGATGCCTCATAAAAGAAATCCGGTGATCTGCGAAAGAATCTCCGGTCTTTCCAGAGTGATTCGCGCCAACGTAAACGTAGGATTACAAGACGTTGCGCTCTGGCACGAAAGGGACATTTCACATTCTTCCGCGGAAAGGGTGGTGCTTCCCGATTCCACCATCGGACTCGAATACATATTGGATAAGATGTTATTCGTGATTAAAAACATTCACGTATATCCGGACGCGATCGAAAGAACGTTAGGCGTAACACGTGGTCTGATCTTTTCTCAAAAGGTTCTTCTCGCTTTGATCGAAAAGGGAAAGATCGTAAGAGAGGACGCGTATCTGATCGTTCAGGAACACGCGATGGCCGTTTGGGCGAACCAATCCGAAACGCTCAAAACAAGACTGGAAAAAGACGCAAGGGTCAACAAGGTCCTCACACAAAAGGATCTGGACGAAATATTCAAGATAGAACCGTATCTCGAAAAAGTGGGATTGATTTACAAACGACTGGGCCTCGAATAG
- a CDS encoding helix-turn-helix transcriptional regulator, protein MISEITNILHFFSIGGLVSLFIFFLARYWYDIRGRIAVCFIVTILAYLILNLDVNVQIPFLARNILFLCLLALPFFYWLITLAAFDDHFEIKTWFWFLLIGKLIISAVVTYPELGQISLRGPVESERTLSRILLPSIFSLGFVLAAIIQTYIGRKDDLVESRRTLRQIHILISGTVIALNIFSHLFLRGKELSEILDLINGLLAWGLILAFHFLMFELKEGLIQKREGAVEEEKTPPVDPVLQKKLIDAFEKEKMYRSEGLTIRSLAEELQVHEYKLRRLINGNLGFRNFNDFLNRYRIQEACEILLDSEKDEIPVIRIAMDLGYQSLGPFNRAFKELTSFTPTEYRKNRVEPKINLNDFEKSKLK, encoded by the coding sequence GTGATTAGCGAAATTACGAATATTCTCCATTTCTTTTCCATAGGCGGACTCGTTTCGCTTTTCATTTTTTTTCTGGCGCGTTATTGGTACGATATTCGGGGAAGAATCGCGGTATGTTTTATCGTGACCATTCTCGCGTATCTCATCTTAAACTTGGATGTGAACGTTCAAATTCCTTTTCTCGCGCGCAACATTCTGTTCCTGTGTCTGCTGGCTCTTCCGTTTTTTTATTGGCTGATCACCTTAGCGGCGTTCGACGATCATTTCGAAATCAAAACCTGGTTTTGGTTTCTACTGATCGGCAAGTTGATTATCTCAGCGGTCGTCACGTATCCAGAACTCGGGCAAATTTCGCTTCGCGGTCCCGTGGAATCCGAAAGAACTCTTTCCCGAATTTTATTACCTTCCATCTTTTCTCTCGGTTTCGTTTTGGCCGCGATCATACAAACGTATATCGGAAGAAAGGACGATCTCGTCGAATCCAGAAGAACTCTTAGACAAATCCACATTCTCATTTCGGGAACAGTGATTGCGCTTAACATTTTTTCGCATCTGTTCTTACGCGGAAAAGAATTGTCCGAAATACTCGATCTGATCAACGGACTTCTCGCTTGGGGATTGATCCTCGCGTTTCACTTTTTGATGTTCGAGTTGAAGGAAGGTCTAATCCAAAAACGGGAAGGTGCGGTCGAAGAGGAAAAAACTCCCCCGGTTGATCCGGTTCTTCAGAAAAAGCTAATAGACGCTTTTGAAAAAGAGAAGATGTATCGTTCGGAAGGACTTACGATCCGAAGTCTCGCCGAAGAACTTCAGGTTCACGAATACAAACTCAGAAGGTTGATCAACGGCAATCTGGGTTTTCGTAATTTTAACGATTTTTTAAACCGATATAGAATTCAGGAAGCCTGCGAAATCTTATTGGATTCGGAAAAGGACGAGATTCCCGTTATTCGAATCGCGATGGATCTGGGTTATCAATCCCTCGGTCCTTTCAACCGCGCCTTTAAGGAACTTACGTCCTTTACGCCGACCGAATATAGAAAAAACCGCGTGGAACCGAAAATAAACCTGAACGATTTTGAAAAGAGTAAGCTTAAATAG
- a CDS encoding sterol desaturase family protein: protein MEELLSKVGYSGFFGIVWGTLLIRYLLFAGTAFLVVWILLGKKLSHKLIQGKKPEREKILHEVKYSLITFLIFALSGVFTAWSQVNGYNLIYDDVSDYGIGYLIFSVFALILFHDTYFYWTHRMMHHKLLFKSFHLVHHKSTNPSPWAAFSFHPLEAIVESGIIPLASVILPLHQGAMIVFFVYMTSLNVLGHLSYELFPSWFLRSRFTNWHNTTTHHNMHHKYFNCNYSLYFNFWDKVMGTNHEKYKETFEEIASRSSDSSDSTLEKVNSEGTVAA, encoded by the coding sequence ATGGAAGAATTGCTTTCTAAGGTCGGTTACTCCGGCTTCTTCGGAATCGTCTGGGGAACCCTGTTGATACGTTATCTGCTCTTTGCCGGAACCGCCTTCTTGGTCGTTTGGATTTTATTGGGTAAAAAACTTTCCCACAAATTGATCCAGGGTAAAAAACCGGAACGGGAAAAGATTCTTCACGAGGTTAAGTATTCCCTGATCACTTTTTTGATCTTCGCGCTTTCGGGCGTGTTCACCGCTTGGTCTCAGGTGAACGGATACAATCTGATCTACGACGACGTTTCCGATTACGGAATCGGTTATCTGATCTTCAGCGTCTTCGCTTTGATTCTTTTTCACGACACGTATTTTTATTGGACGCATCGTATGATGCATCATAAACTTCTGTTTAAAAGTTTCCATTTGGTTCATCACAAGTCGACCAACCCTTCCCCTTGGGCGGCGTTTTCGTTTCATCCTCTGGAGGCGATCGTGGAATCGGGAATCATTCCGTTGGCTTCGGTGATTCTTCCCTTACATCAGGGAGCGATGATCGTTTTCTTCGTTTATATGACTTCGCTTAACGTTTTGGGTCACCTTTCCTACGAACTTTTTCCCTCCTGGTTTTTAAGAAGCCGATTCACGAATTGGCATAACACGACCACACACCACAACATGCATCATAAGTATTTCAACTGCAACTATTCCCTCTATTTCAATTTTTGGGATAAGGTTATGGGAACCAATCACGAGAAATACAAAGAAACCTTCGAAGAGATCGCTTCGAGGTCTTCTGATTCGTCCGATTCTACATTAGAAAAAGTGAATTCGGAAGGAACGGTCGCGGCTTAA
- a CDS encoding sensor histidine kinase encodes MFSSNMQPSWIIPSILFALTTVIILNLVYLFLYWTEKHKFLLFWFLSWFFQLVFLSGNLFRAAIEENAWISVLIHSSDVTRAFFLLLGTFLFSKKEFPKTIYWIFPIGIFWTILEEIYFPGSDLASTPIYIIVGAAHIYSGLILLKLPSSHYKGTLIGGWNFILWGIHIIDYPVLRPVPELAVFGFLLGGLFRLTSSISILIIYFEWSRESENRLDSLYKKIIDTSQEGIWILDREGSTTFANHKIGELYGIDPDKMVGRNILDIVEPERRKAVADRLEARKKGISEISEYNFVNAKGEQKYAIASANPLYDDQGNYDGALAMIVDITSFKQVEEKLRESERQISTIISNISGIVYRCKNDPPHWTMEYISEGCLQLTGYSSEDFIEKKILDFGDIIVEEDRDEVATGVSSSVESQTPYQITYRIRKKDGSIQWCFEQGIGVFAADGTLQGLEGVIIDYSLPKRAEELISNSLKEKELLLREIHHRVKNYMQVLSSLIGLQSEYSQDPNAKKVLEDSQNRIASMAMIHETLYSKSVESQTFLPDYIRKLISNLMRFFGYDEAELQIDVHCDSIVLNQSILIPLGLILNELITNSMKHAFPKIRGLKKLSVSFKLDDRNYSRLEVTDNGPGKSPNSQPKKDSLGTELVQLLTHQLKGTLEESTSAEGFTTTVSFPPTGQK; translated from the coding sequence TTGTTCTCAAGTAACATGCAACCGTCTTGGATTATCCCTTCCATTCTTTTCGCATTAACGACGGTCATCATACTCAACTTAGTCTATTTGTTTCTTTACTGGACGGAAAAACATAAGTTCCTTCTATTCTGGTTTCTTTCCTGGTTTTTCCAATTGGTTTTTCTTTCCGGAAATTTATTCCGAGCGGCGATCGAGGAAAACGCGTGGATTTCCGTCCTAATCCATTCTTCGGACGTGACCCGCGCGTTCTTTTTACTCCTAGGAACGTTTCTTTTTAGCAAAAAAGAATTTCCTAAAACGATCTACTGGATCTTTCCGATCGGAATTTTTTGGACGATCCTGGAAGAAATTTATTTCCCCGGTTCCGATCTTGCTTCGACTCCGATTTATATCATCGTCGGCGCCGCGCATATTTATTCCGGTTTGATTCTTCTCAAACTTCCTTCCTCTCATTATAAGGGAACCCTCATCGGAGGTTGGAACTTTATTCTTTGGGGAATTCATATCATCGACTATCCCGTTTTGAGACCGGTCCCCGAACTTGCGGTTTTCGGATTTTTACTCGGAGGCCTGTTTCGTCTAACGAGTTCGATTTCAATTTTAATCATATACTTCGAATGGTCCAGAGAATCGGAGAACAGACTCGATTCCTTATATAAGAAAATCATAGACACTTCCCAGGAAGGAATTTGGATCTTGGATCGGGAAGGAAGTACGACCTTTGCCAATCATAAAATCGGAGAATTATACGGAATCGATCCCGATAAGATGGTCGGTCGAAACATCTTGGACATCGTCGAACCCGAACGTAGAAAGGCCGTCGCCGATCGTTTGGAGGCGAGAAAAAAAGGAATCAGCGAAATTTCGGAATACAATTTCGTAAACGCAAAAGGCGAACAAAAATACGCGATCGCTTCCGCCAATCCGCTTTACGACGATCAGGGGAATTACGACGGTGCGCTCGCGATGATCGTGGACATCACGTCGTTCAAACAGGTCGAGGAAAAACTCCGCGAAAGCGAAAGACAGATCTCAACGATCATCAGCAATATCTCCGGAATCGTCTATCGTTGTAAAAACGATCCTCCTCATTGGACGATGGAATACATCAGCGAAGGTTGTCTTCAACTGACCGGTTATTCGTCCGAGGATTTTATAGAAAAAAAAATATTAGATTTCGGTGATATAATTGTGGAAGAGGATCGCGACGAGGTGGCAACGGGGGTCTCGTCTTCGGTGGAATCCCAGACTCCGTACCAAATCACGTATAGAATCCGCAAAAAAGACGGAAGCATCCAGTGGTGTTTCGAACAAGGAATCGGAGTTTTTGCCGCCGACGGAACGTTGCAAGGTTTGGAAGGGGTTATCATCGACTATTCTCTTCCGAAACGAGCGGAAGAATTGATCAGCAATTCACTTAAAGAAAAGGAACTTCTACTCCGGGAAATCCATCACAGAGTGAAAAACTATATGCAGGTTTTATCAAGTCTGATCGGGTTACAATCCGAGTATTCCCAGGATCCGAACGCGAAGAAGGTTTTGGAGGACAGTCAGAATCGAATCGCTTCGATGGCGATGATTCACGAAACGTTATATTCAAAAAGTGTCGAGAGCCAGACGTTTCTTCCGGATTACATCCGAAAGCTGATCTCGAACCTGATGCGTTTTTTCGGATACGATGAGGCCGAACTTCAGATCGACGTTCACTGCGATTCGATCGTTCTCAACCAATCGATTCTGATTCCTTTGGGTTTGATTCTCAACGAACTCATCACGAATTCGATGAAACATGCGTTTCCGAAAATCCGAGGTTTGAAAAAATTAAGCGTAAGTTTTAAACTCGACGATCGAAACTATTCCCGTCTCGAAGTGACCGACAACGGTCCGGGAAAATCTCCGAATTCTCAACCGAAAAAGGATTCCTTAGGAACCGAACTCGTACAATTACTTACGCATCAGCTGAAAGGAACCCTGGAGGAATCCACGAGCGCCGAAGGTTTTACGACGACCGTTTCCTTTCCTCCTACGGGTCAGAAATAA
- a CDS encoding glycosyltransferase family 2 protein, whose protein sequence is MAERPPLLSVVIPIYNEEKTIPELTRRLGILQDLLSSEHSFKKDDLEILFVNDGSRDESFSVLKKFCSQTNGYKLVNLSRNYGHQTAITAGIDTALGDAVVVMDGDLQDPPEFVSDLYAKLLEGYDVVYAKRKKRPGESWFKLLTAHVFYRILKKITRFDIPIDTGDFRIMSRRVTNVLCSMREQHRYIRGLISWIGFKQTGLEYEREERFEGVTKFSVGKMLKFALDGITSFSSAPLKLSSYLGFFTAFGGAIYALFVIYLRIFTSETITGWSSMMIVVLILGGTQLLALGMIGEYLSRVNDESKSRPLYVIEDVYSSVSKKQKSTTAKKKS, encoded by the coding sequence ATGGCCGAAAGACCTCCTCTCCTTTCCGTAGTCATCCCCATCTACAACGAAGAAAAAACCATTCCCGAACTTACGAGAAGACTCGGCATTTTGCAAGATCTCTTAAGCTCCGAACATTCCTTTAAAAAAGACGACTTAGAAATTCTTTTCGTGAACGACGGATCGAGAGACGAAAGTTTTTCGGTGCTCAAAAAATTCTGTTCTCAGACGAACGGATATAAACTCGTCAATCTTTCCAGAAATTACGGACATCAGACCGCGATCACCGCGGGAATCGACACGGCTCTCGGAGACGCGGTCGTCGTGATGGACGGAGATCTTCAAGATCCTCCCGAATTCGTAAGCGATCTTTACGCGAAACTACTCGAAGGATACGACGTCGTTTACGCGAAACGGAAAAAAAGACCGGGAGAATCCTGGTTCAAACTTTTGACCGCTCACGTATTTTACAGAATTCTAAAGAAGATCACCCGCTTCGACATTCCGATCGACACGGGAGATTTTAGAATCATGAGCCGAAGAGTTACGAACGTTCTTTGTTCCATGCGGGAACAACACCGTTATATCCGAGGTTTGATATCCTGGATCGGTTTTAAACAAACCGGGCTCGAATACGAAAGAGAAGAACGTTTCGAAGGCGTGACCAAATTCTCGGTAGGAAAGATGCTCAAATTCGCGTTAGACGGAATCACTTCCTTCTCCTCGGCTCCGCTGAAACTTTCCTCGTATCTCGGATTTTTCACCGCGTTCGGCGGCGCGATCTACGCGTTATTCGTCATTTACCTGAGAATTTTCACTTCCGAAACGATCACCGGCTGGAGTTCTATGATGATCGTAGTGCTCATATTAGGCGGAACACAACTGCTCGCGCTCGGGATGATCGGAGAATATCTGAGCCGAGTGAACGACGAATCCAAAAGCAGACCGCTTTACGTGATCGAGGACGTTTATTCCTCCGTTTCGAAAAAACAAAAATCGACGACCGCAAAGAAAAAATCCTAA
- a CDS encoding STAS domain-containing protein: MKIKVTTKNDVHIIKIEGPIKAGNEFELGQKIEEYISKGDVPKFIIDLKKVPFINSAGLGMFLNIYKHIDGLKGRMVFTNLNSDIENLMEITKLASIFEIYKTLEEALESFEY, encoded by the coding sequence ATGAAAATCAAAGTCACCACTAAAAACGACGTCCACATCATCAAGATTGAAGGGCCGATAAAAGCGGGAAATGAGTTCGAGTTAGGTCAAAAAATCGAAGAGTACATTTCCAAAGGTGACGTTCCGAAATTTATCATCGATTTGAAAAAAGTTCCCTTTATCAACTCCGCCGGACTCGGTATGTTCCTCAATATCTACAAACATATCGACGGCTTAAAAGGAAGAATGGTCTTTACCAACTTGAATTCCGATATAGAGAACTTAATGGAGATTACAAAACTCGCCAGCATCTTCGAAATCTACAAGACGTTGGAAGAGGCACTTGAATCTTTCGAATACTGA